In Glycine max cultivar Williams 82 chromosome 15, Glycine_max_v4.0, whole genome shotgun sequence, the DNA window AACAATTTCAAGACACATATAACTACAACACATACTCTAGCTTTAAGTAGTGTACTTCAAGTAAGATTTAGCTATGCGACCACATGCTCCGTTAGGGTAGAAACCACCAGGAACATGTTCATCACCTCCTCCATATATTATCCTCAATATTTCCTCTGGAGTTCTAGGATATGATAGTGAATCTTTGTCACCAGCGAGAATGTTGTCTGTGACACTACCCTCAGCACCTTGCACTCTAGGCACCACAAGACCCTCGTCTTTCACACCTGCATTTCCTAGCTTGTTCCTAAGCATTGAAATGCGATCTGTAAACTCTGCCACAGTCACTTTGTATGGTTGCACCAATGATGCTTGGCGTTCATACAACAATGTTCGAATAACCGCATCTTGCCCGGACTCTACTCCTAGAAGTCCTGCAACAAgctgttcatatatatatatatatatatattcacattgtCATTAAGTGACATGGAGTAGGGAAAATGGAATTAAGAgaagtaatttttgttttattgaataactaacaaaatattaatttcatatgATATAAAAGTTTGAAAGACATGTATACTAAATATAAATGTGAAATTTGGATTCAACTTTTCTCATGTAagctaaaacaaataattttagaaattgatgagaaaattaaatattaatcttGGATCTTGGATCATATTCATCATTTGTTATGTATGTATATACAAGtaatatgaatttttaattttcttatattacttagaattcttatttcttatttcttgACATCCATAAATTTCAAACAtttatatgacatttttttttatctctcttcctATAAAATTATATCACCTATTATACttacatttttctctctttctcactTAAGATGTCATCTAGTCGAttttgtgtgtgagagagatcTTGTGAAACATGATTACCAATTGGTGatagattttctttctttttattaacccAAGACTAAGAGTAATGTAATTTTAACAAACAGTTCTCATGACATCTTTTATAGCGAGAAGAGATATGTACAAATTAATAAGGGAGATGTGTGAAACAAAACTGAGAGATATATATAATTGactaacaaaaagatagagacaaaaaggaattaaaaaaaacatttttttttttagtggggATAACCTTACTCATGAGTAAAGCACGCGCATTGATTGATTAGTTTTGATTTCGTTAAAATTTGTATCCggcacataataataatactgtACGTCAAAATTAGACAGTGATTTAAGTCTAGACTTATTGCAAGAGAGTGACACGAGCCTTAATTTATTATAGAGGAATGGTTACTTATTGCATGAGAGTGACATGAGCCTAAATTTATTACAGAGGAATGGTTACTTATTGCATGAGAGTGACATGAGCCTAAATTTATTACAGAGGAATGGTTAGTTAGCTGTGTTGAGTTTGAAGTTTTACCCTCTTGGAAGTAGCATTTTGCAGCAGTGGATTGGCACCAACATAACCAGTGAGACCAACATAGGGAATCACATAAGATGCTAACAGATAGTTGATCGAATTAGCATAGGGGTCAAAGGGAGGAACAAGAGGTCTCCCAAATGCACTATTCATTACTTTTGCAAAAGATGCTGTGCTTAGATCAAGTAACGGCCTTGGGAACCCTCTCACTGTGCTCTTTATGGCCCTGCAAAAACAATTCACAACAACACGTGAAAAACCTTCTATctgatttttcattttgttagaGACAATGTTTATCTTATATAAACTGGTTTTATTAGGTATTTTACAAGGCTGAGTTAGGTGCTAACCAAAATTCTCTCTGACTTATGATCTacgatttttcattttcatttcagaCATCCCATACTGACCAATGATatagtcaaaataaaataaaatataagtgagAGATAACCTTTATCTTATAAACTGATTTTGTAGGGTTGAAGTAGATATTTACgttcaaacataaaaatattctaaGGTTTTTGcctaaaaataattgtaattgCAGAGAGTAGCTAGAGACAGAACAAAACCTCAAGTGTCCAACTTCCTGCAAACCAAACTGCAAGATGATATCCCTGATGAGGTTCTCAAGTCTGGCCAATCTGGCACCAATGGGAGGGGGTCCTCCCTCACTTAAATTTGGAGCAACCACATCCAATCCATGACCCAAGGAACCAAATAAGAAAAACTCAGCCTCCAAGTATTCTAAATTTAAGGGAAATTCTAACAGATCAACATCTGATTCTGAAGCTGATGCACTTGCAATGaacacagaagaagaagaatattcTTGAAAAAGGAGGGGGAGGACTAGAGAGGCTAGCAAAACAACAATAGGGACTCTGCCTCTAGAAATTTGAGGTGCCATGTTTTGTTTTAGGTTCTTTTTTCCAAAGTGATGATGCATATTCTAATGAttcatacacacacatatatatatatatatatcaatcctTTTGGTTCATGCAGCTATACAAGGAAATGCAACGTGTCAAGAGGATGCAACTTGGTCCAATTTTTGGATTTGCTACGTGGGGAAAATCTTAGCTGCATGGATTTATTGATAATAAAGGTTTGCGTGATTAAATgtgtattgtttttaattttttctttcgtTCTTAGAAAAGCCTAACCGACGTTTTCTCCATTTGAATAGTGTTTTATGGTTGCAACTATTTAGTTCGTACTGTGTAAAATTTTATGAGTAACTACAATTAGGTGCAAATACTTATTGTTGGATCATCTTTTGAAAATTGTGTAGCACTATAGTAGTATATAACAATTATTATTgactaaaattgttaaaaaccACCTAATTATGTAggtataatttcttatttacaTCATTACATGGTACCAGTGCTCCAACTATATATGGATGCAATATAAAATGTAATAGTTTTGGTGTTAAATGTAATGATGCATATGATCTTGAGTGTTGTTAAAATACTACAACAATGCAGGTTCTGTTTCAGAAAAAACACAGTTGTTGAgtagcaaaataaaattatgatttgtgCATTGTGCGGAGAGAGACCCACTCCCACTTGCCCCGGAAAAATTAACCCCCTCACTGAATTGCCGGAAATGAGTTGTCATATTGGAGAAGAGGAAAAGGGTgtgttgtgtttttgtttatgttttgataaagaaaaggAGTTACATTTTGTTTACGTTtggatcttttttattttaaaaatcccaaactttaaaacaataaaatataaaatattaaaaaaaattcaaaaagtgATTCAGGTCATATCGGAGTCAAATCATATCAGAATCATATCCAGTCATCTTGAGTCGTATCTCAATGGtgtcctataattttttttaaaaatggataCTTCTTGGATACGTATCCAGACGTATTGGTGTCCGACATGGATACGACAATGATACTTTTGCATTTTTGGAATATCAGGGCTTCATAGGTGTGATGCCAAGGTACAAGGAGTTATGTCATCTGCTAACATTCAAGATTTTGGCAGTGAAGTCATTTGTGTctacattttttcttctaattatgtTACAATAAATTTTCGTATGTTCTGATACTTATGTAGAGGGAGAGGCTTGACGCAACAGGTAACGTTGCTGTCTTTTGACCTGAATATCAcgtgttcttttttattattatgtttatttttctaaagtGTTGCAAACATTTGCAGACATTTTGACTTTTGAGGGAGAAGAAAGATTGCCGATGATAACGATGATGATTGGGATGGTGAAGATGTGGGGGATGCCtatgatgatggtggtggtgggacGAAATTATCGTtatagatgatgatgaagatgatatAGAATGGTAGATTCTAGGAATGAGACATCAGCAAAATGTTAAACATAAAGACATAAGAAAATTGAGGGCCGAGAACGTAGGTAGGTATGTGTTATGTTCTATCCTTGATTCTTTTGTTCCTTTGTTTCCATGGGAATGCAGAGCATTTCTAATCGTTATGCCAAATATAGGAGTATATGAAGATCTTAAGTAACTAGATGTCTATGAGGAAAACAATTAGTTCTTCTAGGAAAATATAcgagcaaattaaaaaaaaaaaatagaataatggaaaggaaaaaagatTTTAACAAGTGTggataaaatatgaataaataatctACTTATTTccagtttaaaaataatttataatcatttaatcattaattatcatgtatgataaatttattaatttttataattactatctaaaaataatatcaatgatgatttttcataagttggtaatattttttttttcttactagtTTTGCATTGTAGCAAAGTTTTGGTGCATCTTGGTCTAATTTTGTGCATCGTAGACACGTATTATTTACTACATTTGAAATGATTTTGTGCGTTGTGGCATGGTTTTATGCATTTTGGGGGACTTCACTGCATTCTAGAGTTTTAATGTTTCTACACCTAGATAGAGGATTCATGCAACATGCTCCTCCAAATGCAATTAGAACATGTTTAAAAGCCACCATCTATTAGAGGGAGACATCGACTCCACCTACACTTATTAGGCAAGTTCCATTTCCTAATCCACTGGGTGTTGCAGCATCAACCACAAAATAGTCAACTGTCATAACATTCTTCCCAACCCCAAGCTCCTAAGAGTTCAAACATCCTTAAAGTACACTTCATTTTCCAAATTTAATTTCGTAACTGCTTATGACATGGTGTCATTTTTTGGAATGATGTAAATTGACAAATAGTTGTTGTAAATGTGTTAATGCTCAGTGGTACATATAAAACATGTaaaatatcaaatcaaattaatgagCCAATCCTTTAGTTAGACTTGTTTAAATAAGTGTCGTAAATGCATACAAAACATGTAAAAcctcaaatcaaattaatgagTCAAGCTTTTAGTTAGACtcaatcttaaatattttttttttcacaacctTTCCTAAATTTTTAATGTTCAACTTGGTTCGGCTTGTTTACGCTTCTAAttaggaattcattttaacattttagtggtagaattagtgaaattttgacaGAATCAGTGATAAAATAGAAGTCAAGTAAAAACAATCAAGATGAATTTAGGATCGATATCCCACC includes these proteins:
- the LOC100790652 gene encoding desiccation-related protein PCC13-62, translated to MHHHFGKKNLKQNMAPQISRGRVPIVVLLASLVLPLLFQEYSSSSVFIASASASESDVDLLEFPLNLEYLEAEFFLFGSLGHGLDVVAPNLSEGGPPPIGARLARLENLIRDIILQFGLQEVGHLRAIKSTVRGFPRPLLDLSTASFAKVMNSAFGRPLVPPFDPYANSINYLLASYVIPYVGLTGYVGANPLLQNATSKRLVAGLLGVESGQDAVIRTLLYERQASLVQPYKVTVAEFTDRISMLRNKLGNAGVKDEGLVVPRVQGAEGSVTDNILAGDKDSLSYPRTPEEILRIIYGGGDEHVPGGFYPNGACGRIAKSYLKYTT